One window of Ignavibacteria bacterium genomic DNA carries:
- a CDS encoding T9SS type A sorting domain-containing protein yields MFNYRFLFFLCISMFSTNIAVAGNNAPLLLPGFPLQFDSGFTIISPPTLADFDNDGKLEIVTTTGINGINKRMIFIFRSDGSRYPGWPKQLPANDPPYATAAGDIDGDGAVDLVVLATHNVYAFRSDGILMNGFPAYFHDDSYIATYDVVLYDLDNDGTLEIITQNGSSVLVFNSNGQLRQGWPQVVSGYPPAKPAVGDITGDGIVEIVTTSLLWKNPQPGVYLYDSSFIYVFRPDGSQLPGWPVVMDSIDNYSFGPPLHATLLPQSPYGPLIITAHNKFISPFVESSYVAIYTPAAQILRKWQVSSVGFIGGGISLGDFNGDGTVEIVTQTYPGYRLLISTLEGKILPTQPMSGFIGGPDNPTIGKLTASSPFLNIVTKDNSSIVGIDTSEIYVYNFDGTHVEWSPLKTKGIPYFAPVLADIDENGSIDMITITTTEHSLNLLYAWTLPGISSAYENFPWPMYGHDRYRTSLYGFVPNDSTVSVPSFENNTTTFFLSQNYPNPFNPLTTIHYALSTSGNVTLKVYDILGREIATLINNERMEKGTHEVTFDAANLTSGIYFYRLQINNGKENVVSTKKLVVAK; encoded by the coding sequence ATGTTCAATTATCGTTTCCTTTTCTTTCTCTGTATTTCAATGTTTAGCACAAACATTGCCGTTGCAGGCAATAATGCACCGTTACTTTTGCCCGGGTTTCCACTCCAGTTCGATTCAGGGTTCACAATCATCTCGCCGCCGACACTTGCAGATTTCGACAACGACGGAAAACTCGAAATCGTTACTACGACTGGGATAAATGGAATAAACAAGAGGATGATTTTTATTTTCCGTTCCGATGGAAGTCGTTATCCCGGTTGGCCCAAACAACTCCCGGCAAACGACCCTCCGTATGCTACAGCAGCGGGAGACATTGACGGCGATGGTGCCGTTGATTTAGTGGTCCTTGCTACTCATAATGTCTATGCGTTCCGTTCCGATGGAATACTGATGAATGGTTTTCCCGCCTATTTCCACGACGACTCGTACATTGCTACGTACGATGTCGTTCTTTACGATTTAGATAACGACGGGACGTTAGAAATAATAACACAAAATGGAAGCAGTGTTCTGGTATTCAATTCTAATGGACAACTTCGCCAAGGTTGGCCACAAGTAGTAAGTGGTTATCCTCCCGCGAAACCTGCTGTAGGAGATATAACTGGCGACGGCATTGTCGAGATTGTTACTACATCATTACTGTGGAAAAACCCGCAACCTGGAGTCTATTTATATGATTCCAGTTTTATTTATGTTTTCCGTCCCGATGGTTCTCAACTTCCTGGATGGCCTGTAGTAATGGATTCTATCGATAATTATTCCTTTGGTCCACCATTACATGCTACTCTACTTCCTCAATCACCATACGGACCCCTTATCATTACAGCACATAATAAATTTATTTCACCGTTCGTTGAAAGTTCCTACGTTGCCATATATACGCCGGCAGCACAGATTCTCCGAAAGTGGCAAGTAAGTAGCGTGGGTTTCATAGGCGGAGGTATTTCTCTTGGAGACTTCAATGGCGATGGAACAGTTGAAATAGTTACGCAAACGTACCCTGGTTATCGCTTACTCATTTCCACATTAGAAGGCAAAATCCTCCCGACCCAACCGATGTCCGGCTTCATTGGCGGTCCCGATAATCCTACCATTGGTAAATTGACTGCTTCGTCTCCTTTCCTCAACATTGTTACAAAAGACAATAGTTCAATCGTTGGTATTGATACGAGCGAAATTTACGTCTACAACTTCGACGGTACCCACGTTGAATGGTCACCCCTGAAAACAAAAGGCATTCCGTATTTCGCACCCGTCCTCGCAGATATTGATGAAAACGGCAGCATCGATATGATAACTATTACAACCACAGAACACTCCCTCAACCTCCTCTATGCGTGGACGCTCCCCGGCATTTCATCCGCGTATGAAAATTTTCCATGGCCAATGTATGGACACGATAGATATAGAACGTCTCTATACGGCTTCGTTCCCAACGATAGTACTGTGAGCGTTCCAAGTTTTGAAAACAACACAACTACTTTTTTCCTTTCCCAAAACTACCCCAATCCGTTCAATCCACTCACCACTATCCACTATGCACTATCCACTTCCGGTAACGTTACGTTGAAAGTGTATGATATTCTTGGAAGAGAAATTGCAACGTTGATTAACAACGAACGAATGGAAAAAGGAACTCACGAAGTAACATTTGATGCAGCAAATTTAACAAGCGGAATTTATTTTTATCGGTTGCAAATAAATAATGGAAAAGAAAATGTTGTGAGTACAAAAAAACTTGTGGTGGCAAAGTAA
- a CDS encoding GatB/YqeY domain-containing protein, translated as MALKETITQQMTAAIKSGDKVRLETIRSVRAGILEYEKSGKGEIADVNVLQIISNQVKKRKETIEIAQKANRMEIVEEEEAQLKILQEFLPKQMSAEEVRTEVLRIAEQAGSKEFSNVMPMVMKELKGKADGKMVQEIVKEVIQP; from the coding sequence ATGGCTCTAAAAGAAACAATAACACAACAAATGACTGCGGCGATAAAAAGCGGCGACAAAGTGCGATTAGAAACCATTCGTTCCGTTCGCGCGGGAATTTTGGAATATGAAAAATCCGGTAAAGGAGAAATCGCCGATGTGAACGTTTTGCAAATCATTAGCAATCAAGTGAAGAAACGAAAAGAGACGATCGAAATTGCACAAAAGGCAAATCGAATGGAAATAGTTGAAGAAGAAGAAGCGCAATTGAAAATACTGCAAGAGTTTTTGCCGAAACAAATGAGCGCGGAGGAAGTGCGAACGGAAGTACTCCGCATCGCAGAACAAGCCGGCTCGAAAGAATTTTCTAACGTAATGCCAATGGTTATGAAAGAACTCAAAGGCAAAGCAGATGGAAAGATGGTGCAGGAGATAGTGAAAGAAGTGATTCAGCCATAA
- a CDS encoding endonuclease MutS2, which produces MLFPLEQEKMNEYLQAFSKLEFDAVKSHVATYVHSSLAVSLLKQTTPFASLRDIRYELDLVSEMKQVIVSEGEINIRFSDNCPLYLSKLSIDGAYLFAGELREIFELLNISRVSEQFFAKREKVYILLGQKSSQLFTNKILEFNIEQAIDENGNVRDNATKVLRDIRRRIAEHSNQLRKKLETLLKKCIEDGVAQDEIITTREGRMVIPIKAEYKNSVDGFIHSSSSSGLTVFIEPSETLQLNNEIRSLHFEEYREVEKILRDLSKQIAEHRDSLQRNVEILAQLEVLQAKAKYSREIHGTSIHVREEGSILLQDAYHPLLFNKHKRSELVPLTIEIGNGWNTLLITGPNAGGKTVALKTIGLLQTMIQAGFHIPASSNSHCRIIKKLFVDIGDEQSIENDLSTFSSHLNNLKTIIEHADNESLILLDELGSGTDPSEGSAIAASVLEHLTAMHSFTIATTHNGELKAFAQNTNGIENAGMEFDQRTLMPTYRLCVGIPGSSYALEIAQRLDFPNFILQQAKKYRGEIPNYLENLLNEVENRSQLLKSELESLRLERNTLHNTIQEYKTKQDSLQRELKEIRRKAIDDANEIILSARKTIEQAVREIKETAADKHILKKQFDAVEQVKNDFRQSLQELIDPSTEPSALFRIGDSVKMKNGNELGKIVSKTNAENEYVVSFSSVKMKAKGSDLQLVKESEQQKKKNLPSSFLPREYKREIDLRGLYGDEAIVVVDKFLDESKVAGMERVHLIHGKGTGALRKRITEFLSTHPLVQNFQIAEWNEGGTGVTVVELG; this is translated from the coding sequence ATGTTGTTTCCTTTGGAACAAGAAAAGATGAACGAATACTTGCAAGCATTTTCAAAGTTAGAATTTGACGCAGTCAAATCTCACGTTGCAACGTATGTCCATTCTTCGTTAGCCGTTTCACTCTTAAAACAAACAACTCCATTTGCATCGTTGCGCGATATTCGCTACGAATTGGACCTTGTTTCTGAAATGAAACAAGTCATAGTGAGTGAGGGTGAAATAAACATACGATTTTCAGATAATTGTCCGTTATATCTTTCAAAACTTTCCATTGATGGAGCGTATCTTTTTGCAGGAGAATTGCGTGAAATTTTTGAATTGCTCAACATAAGCAGAGTAAGTGAACAGTTTTTCGCAAAAAGAGAAAAGGTGTACATTTTGTTAGGTCAGAAATCATCGCAACTCTTCACGAATAAAATACTTGAATTCAATATCGAGCAAGCGATTGACGAAAATGGAAATGTGCGAGACAATGCAACCAAAGTTTTACGGGATATTCGTCGTCGCATTGCAGAACATTCCAATCAGTTGAGAAAAAAATTAGAAACGTTACTTAAGAAATGTATTGAAGACGGCGTTGCGCAAGATGAAATCATTACGACACGCGAAGGCCGAATGGTTATTCCCATCAAAGCAGAATATAAAAACAGCGTTGATGGATTTATTCATTCGTCTTCTTCGAGTGGATTGACCGTATTCATCGAACCATCGGAAACATTGCAACTCAACAATGAAATACGTTCATTGCATTTTGAAGAATATCGAGAAGTAGAAAAAATACTTCGTGACTTATCAAAACAAATTGCTGAACATCGCGATTCGCTACAACGGAACGTCGAAATTCTTGCTCAACTTGAAGTTTTACAAGCAAAAGCAAAATACTCGCGAGAAATACACGGAACGTCGATTCATGTTCGAGAAGAAGGTAGTATATTGTTGCAAGATGCGTATCACCCGCTGTTGTTCAATAAACATAAACGTAGCGAACTTGTTCCGCTCACCATAGAAATTGGTAATGGCTGGAATACGTTGCTTATTACTGGCCCAAATGCAGGAGGAAAAACAGTAGCATTAAAAACGATCGGACTTTTACAGACAATGATTCAAGCAGGTTTTCATATTCCTGCTTCTTCCAATTCGCATTGCAGAATTATCAAAAAATTATTTGTAGATATTGGCGATGAACAATCCATTGAAAATGATTTGAGTACGTTCAGTTCCCATCTTAACAATTTGAAAACAATTATCGAACATGCGGATAATGAAAGTTTAATTTTACTTGACGAACTCGGAAGCGGAACCGATCCATCGGAAGGAAGCGCAATTGCGGCATCGGTACTTGAGCATTTGACAGCGATGCATAGTTTTACAATTGCAACAACACACAACGGCGAATTGAAAGCGTTTGCTCAAAACACTAACGGAATTGAGAACGCCGGAATGGAATTCGACCAAAGAACATTGATGCCGACGTATCGTTTGTGTGTTGGGATTCCAGGAAGCAGTTATGCTTTGGAAATAGCACAACGTTTGGATTTTCCTAACTTCATTTTGCAGCAAGCAAAGAAGTATCGTGGAGAAATTCCGAATTATTTGGAAAATCTTTTAAATGAAGTGGAAAACCGTTCGCAATTGTTAAAAAGCGAATTAGAATCTCTCAGATTAGAAAGAAATACATTACATAATACGATTCAGGAGTACAAAACAAAACAAGATTCGCTTCAACGTGAATTGAAAGAAATACGCAGGAAAGCAATAGATGATGCGAATGAAATTATACTTTCTGCAAGGAAAACTATTGAACAAGCAGTACGGGAAATAAAAGAAACTGCCGCTGATAAACATATTCTCAAAAAACAATTCGATGCTGTTGAACAAGTGAAAAACGATTTTCGCCAATCACTTCAAGAATTAATAGATCCTTCAACTGAACCATCTGCATTGTTTCGTATCGGTGATTCGGTAAAAATGAAAAATGGAAATGAATTAGGAAAAATTGTTTCCAAAACAAATGCAGAAAACGAATATGTAGTTTCATTTTCTTCAGTAAAGATGAAAGCGAAAGGAAGCGATTTACAGTTGGTAAAAGAAAGTGAACAACAAAAGAAAAAAAATCTTCCTTCATCGTTTTTGCCGCGAGAATACAAACGCGAAATAGATTTGAGAGGATTATACGGAGATGAAGCAATTGTAGTAGTTGATAAATTTCTCGACGAATCGAAAGTTGCAGGGATGGAAAGAGTACATCTGATTCACGGAAAGGGAACAGGTGCGCTACGAAAACGAATTACAGAATTTCTTTCAACGCATCCGTTGGTGCAAAATTTTCAAATTGCAGAATGGAATGAAGGAGGAACGGGTGTAACGGTTGTAGAATTGGGATGA
- a CDS encoding heavy-metal-associated domain-containing protein, with product MKTQDFEIEGMTCHHCILTVRNALSELPFVYVEDVQLGRVTVRYDETKFSPLDFLFALDKVGYKVIL from the coding sequence ATGAAAACACAAGATTTTGAAATTGAAGGAATGACATGCCATCATTGCATATTGACTGTAAGAAATGCATTATCAGAACTTCCTTTTGTATACGTGGAAGATGTACAACTTGGTAGAGTAACTGTTCGTTATGATGAAACAAAATTCTCACCATTAGATTTTCTGTTTGCTCTTGATAAAGTTGGATACAAAGTAATTCTCTAA
- the efp gene encoding elongation factor P yields the protein MATTADFRPGMVIKFDGELYELIEFQHVNPGNWRAFVRAKLKGIKSGKTFENRFRAGEAIEQVRVERKQMQYLYHDGAGYVCMDQETYDQISVPEEAIGEQSQFLKENTEVEVLFDGSNILGFELPVTVDLIVTNTVPGVKGDTATGGTKPATMDTGATVNVPLFINEGDKIRIDTRTGIYIERVK from the coding sequence ATGGCAACAACTGCTGATTTTCGACCGGGAATGGTAATAAAATTCGACGGCGAACTATACGAATTAATAGAATTTCAACACGTTAATCCTGGGAACTGGCGTGCGTTTGTTCGTGCAAAGTTGAAAGGAATAAAAAGTGGAAAGACATTTGAAAATAGATTTCGCGCTGGCGAAGCAATTGAACAAGTTCGCGTTGAACGAAAACAAATGCAATATTTATACCACGACGGTGCAGGTTATGTATGTATGGATCAAGAAACGTATGATCAGATTTCTGTTCCTGAAGAAGCAATAGGAGAACAATCGCAATTCCTCAAAGAAAACACAGAAGTAGAAGTTCTTTTTGATGGTTCAAACATACTTGGATTCGAATTACCTGTTACCGTAGATCTCATCGTAACGAATACGGTTCCTGGTGTTAAAGGAGATACTGCAACAGGAGGAACAAAACCGGCGACGATGGATACAGGAGCAACAGTCAATGTTCCGCTGTTCATTAACGAAGGGGATAAAATTCGCATTGACACGCGTACCGGAATTTATATTGAACGTGTTAAATAA
- the accB gene encoding acetyl-CoA carboxylase biotin carboxyl carrier protein translates to MDLTYIRNLVTLISESNIDEIEIEEAGKKIRIAKGKNNTVASAIVPQQVSILQPPSVSEIKPLAAHTPSTTKEIRSPIVGTFYHSPAPDADAYVEVGAHIKVGTVLCIIEAMKLMNEIESDIEGKILKILVENGKPVEFNQPLFLVEPV, encoded by the coding sequence ATGGACCTTACTTATATTCGCAATCTTGTAACCCTCATTTCGGAAAGTAACATTGACGAAATTGAAATCGAAGAAGCGGGAAAAAAAATACGCATTGCAAAAGGAAAAAATAATACTGTTGCAAGCGCAATTGTTCCGCAGCAAGTTTCAATTCTTCAACCGCCATCCGTTTCAGAAATCAAACCACTTGCCGCTCATACCCCATCAACAACGAAGGAAATTCGTTCACCGATTGTCGGAACATTTTATCATTCTCCCGCTCCTGATGCCGATGCGTATGTCGAAGTAGGAGCGCACATAAAAGTTGGAACAGTTCTCTGCATCATCGAAGCAATGAAACTGATGAACGAAATCGAATCCGACATTGAAGGGAAGATTTTAAAAATATTGGTCGAAAATGGAAAACCGGTGGAGTTCAATCAACCGTTGTTTTTGGTGGAGCCGGTGTAA
- the accC gene encoding acetyl-CoA carboxylase biotin carboxylase subunit, translating into MFKKILIANRGEIALRTIRVCRELGVKTVAVYSEADRDSLHVKFADEAVCIGPPFSKESYLNIPRIIAAAEITGADAIHPGYGFLAEKADFAEICATSGIKFIGPPIDAIIAMGDKAVAKETARKAGVPVVPGSDGVITNVNDALKIADDVGYPIMLKAVAGGGGKGMRIVRQSDELEKAFQMASAEASAAFNNGDMYIEKFIENPRHIEIQVFGDKFGNVVAMNERDCSIQRRHQKLVEESPSPFVGSALRKKMEAAAVKAAKAVKYEGAGTIECLVDKDENFYFMEMNTRIQVEHTVTEEVIDHDLLKMQIKIAAGMRLPKKAFPIRGHAIECRINAEDPYKDFRPSPGTITGFHLPGGFGVRVDTHAYSGYQIPPYYDSLIAKLICFAPTRTGAIEKMVGALEEFTIEGVATTIPFHKKVMQNKKFQDGDFDTSFLETFEFKD; encoded by the coding sequence TTGTTTAAAAAAATCCTCATCGCTAACCGCGGAGAAATTGCTCTTCGCACCATTCGAGTATGCCGCGAACTCGGCGTAAAAACCGTAGCTGTTTATTCCGAGGCAGATCGAGATTCGCTTCACGTTAAATTCGCCGATGAAGCCGTGTGCATCGGTCCTCCTTTCAGCAAAGAAAGTTATCTTAACATTCCACGCATTATCGCTGCCGCAGAAATTACCGGCGCAGACGCAATTCATCCTGGATATGGTTTTCTTGCAGAGAAAGCAGACTTTGCAGAAATTTGCGCAACGTCGGGAATAAAATTTATCGGACCGCCGATTGATGCAATTATTGCAATGGGCGACAAAGCAGTTGCAAAAGAAACTGCGCGTAAAGCCGGAGTTCCGGTTGTGCCGGGAAGTGATGGAGTTATTACCAATGTGAATGACGCACTGAAAATTGCAGACGACGTTGGTTATCCCATAATGTTAAAAGCAGTAGCCGGCGGCGGTGGAAAAGGAATGAGAATTGTTCGTCAATCTGATGAATTGGAAAAAGCGTTTCAAATGGCGAGCGCAGAAGCATCAGCGGCATTTAACAACGGCGATATGTACATTGAAAAATTTATCGAAAATCCGCGCCACATCGAAATACAAGTGTTCGGTGATAAATTTGGAAACGTCGTTGCAATGAATGAGCGCGATTGTTCCATTCAACGCCGACATCAAAAACTTGTGGAAGAATCACCATCGCCGTTTGTGGGTTCTGCATTGAGAAAAAAAATGGAAGCCGCCGCAGTAAAAGCCGCAAAAGCAGTGAAGTACGAAGGAGCGGGAACTATTGAATGTCTCGTGGACAAAGACGAAAATTTTTATTTTATGGAAATGAACACGCGCATTCAAGTGGAACACACGGTAACCGAAGAAGTGATTGACCACGATTTACTGAAAATGCAAATCAAAATTGCGGCGGGAATGCGTCTTCCGAAAAAAGCATTTCCGATTCGCGGACACGCAATCGAATGCCGCATCAATGCAGAAGACCCATACAAAGATTTTCGTCCGTCTCCGGGAACAATTACCGGATTTCATTTGCCCGGCGGTTTCGGAGTTCGAGTTGATACTCACGCATACAGCGGTTATCAAATTCCGCCATATTACGATTCGCTTATTGCAAAACTGATTTGTTTTGCTCCTACTCGTACCGGTGCAATCGAAAAAATGGTGGGAGCGTTGGAAGAATTTACGATTGAAGGCGTTGCAACTACAATTCCGTTTCATAAAAAAGTTATGCAGAACAAAAAATTCCAAGATGGCGATTTTGATACGAGTTTTCTTGAAACGTTTGAGTTTAAAGATTGA
- the gcvH gene encoding glycine cleavage system protein GcvH, whose product MNFPNNLKYTKDHEWICVDGNIGTIGITDFAQSELGDIVFVELPSKGKKLKEHETFGTIEAVKTVSDLYAPISGEIVEVNSSLESSAEVINKDPYNAGWIVKMKIADAKELNALLTSNQYRELIGK is encoded by the coding sequence ATGAATTTCCCTAACAATTTAAAATACACCAAAGACCACGAATGGATTTGCGTGGATGGAAATATCGGAACAATCGGAATTACGGATTTTGCACAAAGCGAACTTGGCGATATTGTCTTTGTCGAACTTCCCTCGAAAGGAAAAAAACTTAAAGAACACGAAACATTTGGCACGATTGAAGCAGTGAAAACCGTTTCCGATTTATATGCACCCATCAGTGGAGAAATTGTTGAAGTAAATTCCTCTCTCGAATCTTCTGCCGAAGTAATCAACAAAGATCCATACAACGCTGGATGGATTGTGAAAATGAAAATCGCAGACGCAAAAGAATTGAACGCGCTTCTCACTTCAAATCAATACCGTGAGTTAATTGGAAAATGA
- a CDS encoding DUF3667 domain-containing protein: MNTLSSHEHCLNCGEKLVGKFCSKCGQELTHLNVPFSHIVKEFLGNYLHFDSYVISSIKLLLFKPGFLTKEFIEGKRVRHIPPLRMYFFISVLYFLFAPTENQIRFADKNDVKETGGVSFNKNYGNNVKLFVADDSSRQDSLAFQISPKEKTGFEKFHLEKLSRK; the protein is encoded by the coding sequence ATGAACACGCTATCTTCGCACGAACATTGTCTTAACTGCGGAGAAAAACTTGTCGGAAAATTTTGCTCAAAGTGCGGACAAGAACTAACGCATCTCAATGTTCCGTTCTCGCATATTGTCAAAGAATTTTTAGGCAATTATCTTCATTTCGATTCGTATGTAATTTCCAGCATAAAACTTCTTCTCTTCAAACCTGGTTTTCTCACCAAAGAATTTATCGAAGGAAAACGTGTTCGACACATTCCACCGCTACGAATGTATTTCTTCATCAGCGTTCTCTATTTTCTTTTCGCTCCAACGGAAAACCAAATCCGTTTTGCCGACAAAAATGACGTAAAAGAAACGGGTGGAGTTTCCTTCAACAAAAACTATGGAAATAATGTAAAACTTTTTGTTGCTGATGATTCATCACGACAAGATTCGCTTGCCTTCCAAATATCACCTAAAGAAAAAACCGGTTTTGAAAAATTTCACTTGGAAAAACTATCGCGAAAATGA